GGTGGCCGAAGTGTTGCCGATGCAGCAAGAGACCGAGGAGCGGAAGcggtggcagcagcaccctTGTGCTCCGTTAGAAGTTCTGTTTCCGTATCGCTCCCGGCACTGTCGAGAGTCGCCGGGGTTTTCCGACTGCCGTCTGACTTGGCTTGGCTCTCTGCAGGCTCTTCCGattgttgctttttctccgcctcctcagcTTGCACCTGCCTAAGCTCCTGAGCGAACCAGTTGATGGACCACCATAGGGCGCCGGACAAGATAGACAGGACGAAAAAGTGGATGCTATAggtggcgaggaggagggcgaaCAGGAGAGCCTGAAGGGCAGCGAAGGTGACGTTGGTcgcgatgaggagggagggggtgggaccCGGGGTAAAGATGCTAGACCAGAGGTCCTCCATAAACGAGCCCATAATTTCGGATTACGCGCGATTGCGGCTAGTTGCGGGGAACGGCTGGAGACTTGGGGTCACAGAAAGCGGCTCTGGGGTAGGGGGAACTGTGTAATGACGTTGATGTCGGAAACTGGAAtccgttgttgttgttgagtttttcttctttccctgtGGACGGATAGTGCAACAACCTGTTAGCAAGGCCGGGATGTCGGGGATCGAGGATGACAAACTATGCAGCAAACCGGGATCTCAGTCGCAACTGCGGACCGGTGGCCAAAAACAAAATGCCGTTCGGAGGGGAGACGAGAGGATGCAGATGGGAAGGTAGGACGAGACGACCGGTAGTCGACCGAAGCAGGCAGACGGTCGGCGTTTGAGTCGAGGTTCAAGGtggggaaaaagaggagaacgGGAACTGGATCCTAGGCCGATTTGCCAGGAGCTAATGGTGAAGTTTAAATCCCCGTGGGGAGAGATACAGCTGCTAACTATCGAGAGAAAGACACGGGAGGTAAGAATGAGAAGCTGGTGGGCTGtcgagagggaggaaaagaaggaatgaaGATATTGAAGGGGAGTTGACTCTTTCTGGGGGTGAGTTTGGAGAGCGTCACGTCACGCCCGCCCGACGGAGGGGCAGCTGCCCTTTCTTTTCGCCGTAACGTTACTACTCATTAGTTACTAATTTACGATTTAAGGCAGCGATGGGTGTGAAATACCCGGTTTATCATCACGGGACTCTCCCTTCAGGCATCGATCTCTCATGATCATGACCGCTGGATGGTCGGAATGACCGATCCCCAACTCACGACGGATATGCAGTGATAATGTTACTTCATTATACCTATCCTGCTAACTAAGAAAGCGCGGCATTTTGGGTTTTTGGGCCCGAACATCCCAAAGCCAAGTCAAGCTACAACTGGATGTATCTTCTTCCGGTAACCTACACGGCTACTTTGGTTAAACTTCCCTTGGATTGGCCCATCTATCAAATACCGCTGATCGGCTTTCGACCTGATGGCTTCCGCTTCGATTGCCGCATTCCGCCGTTTAGATGATGTAGTACTGAGTAAATGCTGGTAGTAGTTGCTCCTGCGGCACCTCCTGCACCCGCTTTCGGACATCCCAGAAAACCTTGTGATTGGCAGACTGAAGAGGTATCATCCATGAAGATGCCAGTGTATGATCCACGGCTGTTGAAgtacgatgacgaggacatGGGGTGTCTTATCGAGTATATATCGGGGCACTCTCATGCGTCCAGCTCATTCGACCATGCGTTTAATAGCGGGCCTGTAGCCATGCGGATGCGGAGACATCCTAAAGGTAATCCTGGGGTTTGTACTCCGTACcacagtagtaagtagctGGGAGACAACCGACTCCCAGATAGGACGGCTTTACTCCGACACTAAAACTGGGTGAGACAGGGTGAGACTTTCGGTCAATTCGCTCATCTGGTCGGAATGCGAGATGGTGATGTCCGCACGTGTTGCCGTCACGGGATGTCCTGCTTTCCTCAATTGGGAAACCGAACGAATATCTAGTCACAAAGTAATCAAAAATGACAAGCAAGGTTAAATCTTGGTGAGCTTGTCAAATTGGCTATATATCCTCTGAATTGGAAGCTGTTCGCTCTCTAAAGACCAAACCGGCTTTCCATGTAGTTCCATCCCATGCCTGCGCTTTTCTTGTGGATTCGAACCAGGGTGACTGCGATACGCTAAAACGGACCACAGTTTggcctcaccacctccacttcACAACTTCCCTGACGGTCTCCGCCCGCCGGCCCACTTTCACCCAGACATTACGATTCGACATTGGCCTGCAGATCGCAGCTTAgggttcttttcttctccccccttctGCTTCATGGCTATGGAATCGTCCGAATCCTACCGTGCTGTCTGCTGCGAATCACGTCGCTTCCCGGCCTCTTGAATTCCTTGGGCATCTGGTTCCTTCTGGTTGGCTGGCCGGGTTAACTGTAGTCAATTGATGTATCTATATAAGCTGCGGTGTAACTCGCGTCTCCTCTTCGCTTTCTTGGTAAATCAACTGTAAATCAACTCACGTGCTATCTTGATAGCGACAACAGGCATCGCTTTTGCGATCAAGCCGGGCCTACACCCatcccttctccttgaatcaatcatctctcctctttcttactCCCTTTTTCATATCCCATGATGGATAAGAAGCCTATAGATCCTGCAAAGGAGCTGTCTCCGGATGGTCGTTCATCCATCCAGGGGGGCATTGCTCACCATGCAGAGGACCCTCTCCCCGAAAGGGAACCTTATGGACCCCCAGGTATTAGGGGACTCATAGCAAACCCATTCGTCCTCATGTGTGCTGCTTGCTCGACGCTGGGAGGTCTCACATTTGGGTATGATCAGGGTGTAGTCTCGGTCATCCTAGTCATGGACCAATTCTTGGAGCGTTTCCCCGAGGTGAACTCCGGCTTTTGGAAAGGTTTGATGACAGCGATGATCGAGCTAGGGGCATTCCTTGGTGCCATGAATCAGGGTTGGATTGCGGACAAAATCTCTCGCCGTTATTCGATCATCGTCGCAGTTTGCATTTTCACGGTTGGATCAGTATTGCAGACAGCAGCGGTCGACTATGCCATGTTGACTGTCGCACGACTGATTGGTGGTGTGGGGATTGGTATGCTGTCAATGGTGGCTCCCTTGTATATCTCCGAAATTAGTGAGTATTATGACTGTTCCATACCGGGCTGGTTTCATGACTTGTACATTGAGCGTCAGCTGACCTGTAATTTCTGATAGGTCCTCCCGAGTGCCGTGGTACACTTCTGGTCATGGAAGAGTTGTTCATCGTCCTTGGAATCGTCATTGCATACTGGATCACCTATGGCACTAGATACATGTCTGGAGAGTGGGCATGGCGCCTTCCCTTCCTGCTGCAGTTGATCCCGGGTTTCATCTTATCGGCGGGTGTTATTGTACTGCCTTTCTCTCCAAGATGGCTTGTTGCCAAAGGAAGGGTCCAGGAGGCTCTTCAGAGTCTATCGAAACTGCGTCAGTTGCCTCCATCCGATAAGCGCGTCAGACAGGAGCTTCTGGACATCAAAGCCGAGGTTCGCTTCCATCAGGAACTCAACGCAGAAAAGCACCCCAATCTGCAGGGTGGGGGAATCAAGAATGCAATTTTGCTTGATCTGGCATGCTGGGCCGATTGCTTCAAAAAGGGTTGCTGGCGGAGGACGCACATTGGtgtcatgatgatgttcttccaACAGGTGAGCAGCAAGATGCCTCAAAAAATCATCCCAGAAAGCAACTAATAATTCGGGGATAGTTCGTCGGAATCAATGCCCTCATTTACTACGCACCTACACTGTTCGAGACGATGGGTCTAGACTACAGCATGCAACTCCTGATGGCGGGTATCGTGAACGTGGGACAGCTGGTGGGTGTGATCACCAGTATTTCCACCATGGATAAATTCGGTCGCCGGGCTCTTCTGCTTTGGGGTGTAGCTATCATGGCAATCTGCCATATCATCGTGGCCGTCTTGGTTAGCCTCTACTCCGACAACTGGCCCGCACACCGCGCACAGGGTTGGGCCAGCGTCGCTCTTCTACTTTTGTATATGGTTGCTTTTGGTGGCTCATGGGGTCCAGTAGGATGGGCGCTGCCAGCTGGTAAGTGTCCACCCTCATTGAATGTTGAAAAGCCACTCGTGTCTAACCCATCGCAGAGGtgtttccttcttctctccgtGCCAAGGGTGTGGCCCTTTCGACCTGCTCTAACTGGCTGAACAACTTTATTATTGTGAGTTAACCCTGGAATAACAGCAAGATACAGCGCAGTACTAATATGGATGTTAAATAGGGCCTGATCACGCCGCCGCTTGTTGAAGATACCGGATACGGCGCCTACGTATTCTTTGCAGTCTTCTGTTCGCTGGCCTTCGTATGGACACTCTTATTCGTACCTGAGACCAAGGGTAGGTCTCTGGAAGAGATGGATCAGGTCTTCAAGGATAACTCGAGCGAAGCAGAGCAGGCTCGTAGACGTGCTATCGAGGCAGACCTGTTGcatgaggaggagcaggccgTGATAGAGGCCTAATGTTGCCTGTGAAGACGGTTGCACTGATCTACTGGTAGATCCAGTGCAGTTCAATTCTTTGTGTATAACATGACTATTTAGTTAGGACTTACGAATTTATGAGTGACATGAAATGAAATTTGCAACGTTGAGTAGATTACTGGTTGCTATTCTTGTCGGAAGATTTGGTTCTAGACCATCCTTATCTCCGCTTACTAACCTGGTAATTCCGGCCCACAGTTGCGTGTTTGTCAGCGGGTCGGAAGCTTTTCGCCTTCAGCACATCCGTCAGATTCCTATCTCCTTGCTATTGCCTTCTCCTTTGGATGCTACTGATCTACTACGGCATATATGTTCATTGCGGACATCATATAACATGTATCACTCTCCGGCACCTGCTGACAGGTCGGAAGAAGACTCCCAGAAGCATAGGAAGCGTATATCGAGGGCCTGCGATTCATGCTACAAAAGAAAGGTCGGTCTTGCTCTCTGAACGTGCTTCGGAGTAAATTTCTGACCTTCTGTAGATTAAATGTGATGCAGCTGTGCCTCAGTGTAATTGGTGCAGTCATCATGACATTCCGTGTACCTTTAACCGGGTCATTACTCGGAAGCGGAAAGCCAAGAGCGATGCAAAAGGGTATATCTCTTGTCTCCTActaaaagaaaatagtagCTGGAGCCTCATCTGACAGTGTATCCAGATctagagagaaagaaactcCCGGACTGGCTGAGCGTATTGAGCGCATAGAAAAGTTCCTTACGGAGAATCTTCTCAAAGAGCCTAGTCAGTATGCCGAGTCAACGACTAATCTCCATCTACTAACATACACAGCTCCCTCTGCAACACCACCTAGTATCGATTATCATGAATCTCCTATAGGGTCGCGATCTTCTGAATATACCCACGACTTTTCGAGAGAATCTTCGACCTTCAATGAGAAGTCaggttcttcttcggtgccTCTACATTTCGCAGGTCGCGAGTTGGGATGCATAAACCTGTTCACGGGCATTCCGTTACTGCTCCCAGAGGGCAAACAATGGGTTCAATCACGGACCGGACAAAATATTGCGCTCAGCAAGTTAGTCAGTTCCAACAAGCCGCCGTGGGAAAGACAACGGGCATTAACATCCAATGCGCTGGTGACGAATCCCCATCCCGAAAGCGCATTCGACCTGCCTGATCGAAACGTCATAGACACTTACTTCAGGCTGTTTTGCATGTCCTTTGTAAGGCGTATATTTCCAGTTGTGGATCCTGTTCTCTTCAAGGAAACTATTGAAAATGCTTATCAGCAACCACGAACAAGGCTTTCGTATGGGAAAGTGAGCACCAAGGCATGTGTGCTTGCCTTTGCCGCCTTTACATCTTTAGTACCACCTCTCGAATTTGAGCATGAGTTCCGAAAATATGCCCCTCTTAACAGTGAGACCTACTTCACGAGAGCACAATGCTTACTGCCTCAGGTTTTGCAAGAGTCTGCTTCGGTGGAGGGACTACAGGTGATatcgatgatggtgagttCCTAATCCTCTAATCCCGCTTGGCCTCTGTGCCCATCCATGTCGGTTGCGCTATTCTTATACAAAGACCACACATCCCAAATCTCTAATTATACTTTCTCATTCGCTGACTTCATTGATAGTCACTCTTCGAGCTAGTAACCGGCAACTTACAGTCAGCCAGCTACTACGGTTCAATCGCAGCACGCATGATTTTCATCCTAGGCGGACACACTGCTAGTTCAATGCCAGAAAACCCGGAGACGCCGCAAAACGAGATCGCCATGAGGTCACAGAGACAAATCCGATATCTCTTCTGGCTCGGTTACACGATTGAAAAAGATGTGTCCCTTCGGACTGGACAGCCCCAGCTCTTTACGGAAGATAACTGTGACTTAACAATACCCGCCAGTTACAGTGAGACTCTATTCAATTTCCCGCTCGACTGCCGGCAAATACCTCCAGAAGACATGCCCGAAGATCCAGTCTTCCCAGTGGACATCCGCCTGAGTATAATCAAGGCTCGTGCCTACAACGCCCTGTACTCTTTCAAAGGTCTGAAGAAAACGGACGCCGAGATCCTGAAGGAAATCCGCGAACTGGACGACGAGCTCGAAAAATGGAGACTGTCGATACCTCTAGCATGGCGGCCTACATTATCCTTCGTGAAAGAAACCCCCGACCCGAACGCCAACATGCATTCAGTCATACTGCGGCTAAACTACCATCTCTGCATGACAATCATCCACCAAGCCAGTGGCCGATGCAGGGACTGGTCtaaggaagaaggtggaatCATGCACGGCGTCAACTCCAGCTTAGCTCTGTCCGTCGAAGCCAGTCGTTCAACACTACTCTACCTTCAAGCATCAGAACATGTCCTGATCGACGGTATGTTCTGGTACGTattcttccctccaccccacTCTTCAACAGCACCCTTTACTGACAACGATATATTCAGGACCCTCATCTTCTACCCCATGTCCGCCCTGCTAGCCATATTCTGCAACATCCTCCAAAACCCCTCCGATCCCCAGGCCACCAAAGATCTCGGCCTACTCAAAACGGCAATGAGCATGCTGGAAAGGATTTTCCTGCGCCAACCGTCCTCGGTCCATGAAATCGTGCATATCAAAATGATTGCGGATTTTGTGGCTGAGTTGTATAGACTGGCTAGCTGTGCGATTGAGAAAGCGTGGCATGAGCGTTCTGGCTAAGGATGGGTTCATCATATATGGGATTATTTGTGTTCTATGGAGAGGTGTACAGGTTATATACAGCTAGGGAAGACTTGGCTTGGCGTTTGGTTATATTATCTTGGAAGGGATAACTGTCAGGGGGCGCCCAAGGAGGGATTCAAcattgggggggggggggtgcTATGTTTTATCGATAAAAAAATGCGATTGGCTAaaatatagagaatatttACACTTTTTTACGAGAAGAATTTTGGTTTCAagagataatatattgatgAACTATCATAATAGTAACAGAGTAGAAACCTAGATCTTGAACAAAGTCAGCAAGACAGTTCGAACATTCTTGTTGTGATtgcaagcaaagcaacaaaaGCGATAAAGCTTATTTCAGATATTATATGCGCAGTTATAATCAAAGAGTACAATTTGTACTTTCAGATGGGGTTGAAACAAAGATAATACGCAAATCATCATATAAGCCAAAGTAGGGAGACATATTGCTCGACTTACCAATACTCTGTGAATGTAATGTCAATTAAGCCAAAAGCTGGACCTAAAGGTTAAGCAGCATGTGAAGCATCATTAAGCTTTCCAATACCGCTCAGTCCTCAATGAACTAGCTTGGCCATTGTCGAATCTTCGTTGTTGTATGCGTGAAGAAAAGTTGCGGGAGAAAATTTGGTGGGAATTTAAACGCGCGCCGTTAGCGCCGCACGTGATCTTAGCGGAACCATGTTGTTCCCGACCGCAGTGTGGAATTTATGGGTATCGAAAAGTGGATGCTTTCCGGTCTGTGGTGCCCGTGAGGCGTGTATGTAATGTCTGGATGCTTGGGCCTTGGTCACTGTGGATTGTGTCTGCCTGTATTTGGCTTGATCGCCGGCCCTTGTTGAGCGGAC
The window above is part of the Aspergillus luchuensis IFO 4308 DNA, chromosome 8, nearly complete sequence genome. Proteins encoded here:
- the PKR1 gene encoding V-type ATPase assembly factor PKR1 (COG:S;~EggNog:ENOG410PRWV;~InterPro:IPR013945;~PFAM:PF08636;~TransMembrane:2 (o20-41i48-66o);~go_process: GO:0070072 - vacuolar proton-transporting V-type ATPase complex assembly [Evidence IEA]) is translated as MGSFMEDLWSSIFTPGPTPSLLIATNVTFAALQALLFALLLATYSIHFFVLSILSGALWWSINWFAQELRQVQAEEAEKKQQSEEPAESQAKSDGSRKTPATLDSAGSDTETELLTEHKGAAATASAPRSLAASATLRPPEEQGEIRKRLSVSGESSGYQSTDSEWEKVDDGKAA
- a CDS encoding putative C6 transcription factor (COG:S;~EggNog:ENOG410PI62;~InterPro:IPR036864,IPR007219,IPR001138;~PFAM:PF00172,PF04082;~TransMembrane:1 (o578-599i);~go_function: GO:0000981 - DNA-binding transcription factor activity, RNA polymerase II-specific [Evidence IEA];~go_function: GO:0003677 - DNA binding [Evidence IEA];~go_function: GO:0008270 - zinc ion binding [Evidence IEA];~go_process: GO:0006351 - transcription, DNA-templated [Evidence IEA];~go_process: GO:0006355 - regulation of transcription, DNA-templated [Evidence IEA]), yielding MYHSPAPADRSEEDSQKHRKRISRACDSCYKRKIKCDAAVPQCNWCSHHDIPCTFNRVITRKRKAKSDAKGSREKETPGLAERIERIEKFLTENLLKEPTPSATPPSIDYHESPIGSRSSEYTHDFSRESSTFNEKSGSSSVPLHFAGRELGCINLFTGIPLLLPEGKQWVQSRTGQNIALSKLVSSNKPPWERQRALTSNALVTNPHPESAFDLPDRNVIDTYFRLFCMSFVRRIFPVVDPVLFKETIENAYQQPRTRLSYGKVSTKACVLAFAAFTSLVPPLEFEHEFRKYAPLNSETYFTRAQCLLPQVLQESASVEGLQVISMMSLFELVTGNLQSASYYGSIAARMIFILGGHTASSMPENPETPQNEIAMRSQRQIRYLFWLGYTIEKDVSLRTGQPQLFTEDNCDLTIPASYSETLFNFPLDCRQIPPEDMPEDPVFPVDIRLSIIKARAYNALYSFKGLKKTDAEILKEIRELDDELEKWRLSIPLAWRPTLSFVKETPDPNANMHSVILRLNYHLCMTIIHQASGRCRDWSKEEGGIMHGVNSSLALSVEASRSTLLYLQASEHVLIDGMFWTLIFYPMSALLAIFCNILQNPSDPQATKDLGLLKTAMSMLERIFLRQPSSVHEIVHIKMIADFVAELYRLASCAIEKAWHERSG
- a CDS encoding uncharacterized protein (COG:G;~EggNog:ENOG410PMT3;~InterPro:IPR005829,IPR005828,IPR003663,IPR036259, IPR020846;~PFAM:PF00083;~TransMembrane:6 (i47-69o93-113i125-145o151-172i184-203o215-238i);~go_component: GO:0016020 - membrane [Evidence IEA];~go_component: GO:0016021 - integral component of membrane [Evidence IEA];~go_function: GO:0022857 - transmembrane transporter activity [Evidence IEA];~go_process: GO:0055085 - transmembrane transport [Evidence IEA]), with the translated sequence MMDKKPIDPAKELSPDGRSSIQGGIAHHAEDPLPEREPYGPPGIRGLIANPFVLMCAACSTLGGLTFGYDQGVVSVILVMDQFLERFPEVNSGFWKGLMTAMIELGAFLGAMNQGWIADKISRRYSIIVAVCIFTVGSVLQTAAVDYAMLTVARLIGGVGIGMLSMVAPLYISEISPPECRGTLLVMEELFIVLGIVIAYWITYGTRYMSGEWAWRLPFLLQLIPGFILSAGVIVLPFSPRWLVAKGRVQEALQSLSKLRQLPPSDKRVRQELLDIKAEVRFHQELNAEKHPNLQGGGIKNAILLDLACWADCFKKGCWRRTHIGVMMMFFQQVSSKMPQKIIPESN